The genome window GTCGTTTTATACCAATGGAAGCGGTGAGGACGTGGGCATAGAAGTTGGAAGCAAATCGGTGAACAGCGGCGGCAAAACGACTGTGACTTTTACCAAAGATACTTCCGCTGCTACACTGCGTTACTTTTACCGCATTCCGGGCGCAGCAAAAGGGAAGGAGGTTTCGTTCAAATTTTCAGCGCAGGCCAGCAATGGACAATCGGTGAGTTATTCAATGGGTCCATACAAAGTTGCTGAAATGGATTTGGTCCTTGATCTCGACGTAGTCGACAGCACCAAAGCATTCATTTCCATCGAGGATATGGCCGTTTATACTGCCGCTACTGCTGGTGCGAATGCCTCCAAAATTGACCTCGTGTATTTATATCGTTCTATTCCAAACATTACTTTTTCACACGGACTTGTGGCGCCTTCCGCTAAAACTTACCTGCCCAGTGTAATCCTGCCGGCCGGCGCGACCCGCAATACTAAGGTGCAAAAAGTATGGAACCTGCGTGATTTTCATCTCGCCCGCTTGCAGTATGGCGTGTACATTGATGACCTGGATTTTCAACAGCTGAACATCTCCACGGCGCCCAATTACGCCATCAACATGCGAGCGGAAGCTGGCGTGTGGGTAGAAACGGAGGATGGGAAATA of Dyadobacter chenhuakuii contains these proteins:
- a CDS encoding DUF4466 family protein, with the protein product MKNTCLYYFLVLIGCLTLSSCKEEEYAIPTLKQELQNDVIKRTLGPNLVGMDIEFAYAMALPKSMGKLVSAEVEATIAGGESTYLESRSFYTNGSGEDVGIEVGSKSVNSGGKTTVTFTKDTSAATLRYFYRIPGAAKGKEVSFKFSAQASNGQSVSYSMGPYKVAEMDLVLDLDVVDSTKAFISIEDMAVYTAATAGANASKIDLVYLYRSIPNITFSHGLVAPSAKTYLPSVILPAGATRNTKVQKVWNLRDFHLARLQYGVYIDDLDFQQLNISTAPNYAINMRAEAGVWVETEDGKYRAYVYVNSVNNSGRSAKISIKRYQMK